A DNA window from Centroberyx gerrardi isolate f3 chromosome 3, fCenGer3.hap1.cur.20231027, whole genome shotgun sequence contains the following coding sequences:
- the LOC139913186 gene encoding sialoadhesin-like, which yields MSFTAAASGFLVFLLSVSVVQGQDDWGVTYTSTEICALKGSTVDIRCTYRYPAYLDNLTVTAEKTWFTKQEGDEPVDLRTDSEYEGRVEYHGDQKNCSLRITDLRETDSAVYKFRFITNHPTVIYIDSPGVNLTVTDLQVQVTRLSVYQFSTQAELKCHSSCRLAGRPSYVWYKNGQKFKEETSSSYTVYFYPGESYSCALKGLEASRSPSVSMMIETATE from the exons ATGAGTTTTACAGCGGCAGCAAGTGGATTTCTTGTCTTCCTTCTGTCTGTGTCAG TGGTACAGGGTCAGGATGACTGGGGAGTGACTTACACTTCTACTGAGATCTGTGCCTTAAAAGGATCAACAGTGGACATACGCTGCACCTACAGATACCCAGCCTACCTAGATAACCTTACTGTCACAGCTGAAAAAACATGGTTTACTAAACAGGAGGGTGATGAACCTGTGGATCTGAGAACAGACTCAGAGTATGAAGGTCGTGTGGAGTATCATGGTGATCAGAAGAACTGCAGCCTGAGAATCACAGACCTGAGAGAGACTGACTCAGCTGTGTACAAGTTCAGGTTCATAACAAACCATCCAACTGTGATCTATATTGATTCACCTGGAGTCAATCTGACTGTCACAg ATCTCCAGGTGCAGGTGACCAGATTATCAGTCTACCAGTTTTCTACCCAGGCAGAGCTGAAGTGTCACAGCAGTTGTCGTCTAGCTGGTCGTCCTTCCTACGTCTGGTACAAGAATGGACAGAAATTTAAGGAAgaaacttcttcttcttatacAGTCTACTTTTATCCTGGAGAAAGCTATTCCTGTGCTCTAAAAGGACTTGAGGCTTCCCGCTCTCCTTCA GTGTCCATGATGATCGAAACTGCAACAGAGTGA